The region CTGTTACCGCGCGCGGCGCGCCTACCAGGCTACCACTACTCCCTAGTCTCTACTCACTCCCCCGCGTGCGGCCACGCGCACCCATATAAGCCCTCGCTCCACCCCCTCcaactcccctctcctctccctccctccctccttccccgccgccgccgccgctgccatctACTAGGCCAGCTCCAGCGGACGAAGTCTCGACAGTCCCGGGCCGCTGAGATCTCGCCGAGGGAGGGAGAGCAGCAGCGCAGCAGCGGCAGACATGTCGTCGGGGCGGTACATGGCCTACTcgccctcgccgtcgaccaccccgCACTCCCCCCGCATCGCCGGCCTCCGCACCCCCTCTGCCGCCGTCGCCGAACAGGAGAAGTAAGCCATGGCACTTCGCCTCGCCCGCGTCTCCTGCTCCCCCTGCTTCGTGTCGGCTCCGATCGCTTCCTGGAGGAGCGGATTGGGGGCCTGGGTCGTCCGTTCTGGGGAACATCGAAGTTTTCACTGTTTGAATCTTGTGTAGCGCGCCGAGGTTTAGGCCCTTTTAGCATCGGATCTGGTTCGCCCCTGCAAGATCTCCGGTTTTTGGTCAAAGTTGCTTCTCGTCGAACTTTTGCTGGATTTCCGCTGGATTCAACAAGCGAGTCGCTAAGCTCAGTATTTACTTGGTTCAGTTCGTGATCAAAGTATGATCCTTTCATGTGTATGCCTAGGGATTTTGGGGAATTTTCTGAATTTTTAGGCTACCCTGTTTTTACAAAAAATTATCTTTGCATAGCTGTTCTCACACGTTATGAATGATGACCTTGTTCCGATGCTTTTGTAGGTACCTTGCCGAACTGCTTGCGGAGAGGCACAAGCTTGGCCCGTTCATCCCAGTGATCCCGCATAGTGTGCGGTTGCTGAATCAAGGTTAGATCTCGTGCCGTCATGCTATTTAAACGTGATGCATTTGAGCAGATGAATGACCCATAGCTGGATGCACTGATACTGCTGCCACGCATTCATAATATTCTGTTACGATGTAGGAATAGTTGACTAACACAACAACACCTCCCACCCCCCAccccaccaccacacacacacacacacaccaaaaaAAGAAGGAAATACATAGGAATAGAAAACTCCTTTGGGTGTGTTGCACCATTGGTCTGAGTCTTGTAACAGATTGCCTTGTTGCTTGTAGGGGGCCAAAGGCAAATGTCTTAAGTAGCACTAACCCTGCCATTTCGCTGTTGTTTCAATGTATTGGTTTCATAAGACGTACTCCTTGATTTCTGTCTAGTCCTCTGATATTTAGTGGTAATCTAGAGACTTGCATTTCTCTGTCGTTGCCATAAATTCCTCAAAGAGGGTTCTGGCAAGTGCACCCAGCAGTTATTGGATGAGtaccagctctctctctctctctctctctggaggCTTGTGTCCATCTGATCACTCTAGCTATAACAATGAAGTCATACCATAGTGTCATTGAATTCCCTTCCTAGAACGGCACAGCAGCGAACACTTGGTTGCTGGAAAATGATCGGTTGGAGGTAACAATAATTCGTAGAATTGTGGTTTTCTTTGAGACACGTGAGTGTGCATGACTCACAGTTCGGGGTGGCTGGGTGAACTTAAAGATCCAGATGGTTAAATTTTGAGTGATCATTGTTGTGCTTACAGTGACAAACAATGTGCACGCTTCTGATTATTTAAAATCCACATAAAATTAGAGCTTGGTGAGAGATATAAGATGGTTCATGTGTTTTGGATTAatagatagaagcacacctttttatttcTGTTCACTTTGATATAATAAATGGCCAGGACGATCTGCAGAGAGTGGCCATTGATTCTCCTCTCTTGGGGTACATGTATGGGACAAACTGTTATAATCCTATAAAGAACACTTATTTTTGCATTGTTTCATTTAGGTGTTATATTGCATATCTGCTTGTTTTGTTTTCGATTGTTTTTTTTATCATACTATAAGTTTTTCTTTTGCAGCTTCTTTTGGTGTTCCAAGATTGCCATAGTAGTTACCTGCTATATTTGTATATATTCTCAACATAAATATTTTAGATAAGAGAACTTGACTCTGTTCTGACTCCACAAGCTGTCTACTTCTAAGATGGAAAATTTCTTCCAAATCAATGTCTTGGCACTAACAACGTGAGGTTATCTATGCATTTACTACTCACTAATTCTGACTGCCTTTACTAATTACTAATGCTAACTGCATTTACTAATCACTAATTCTAACTGCTAACTTTTTCTACGTCTTGTGCTTGTAATTGCAATGTTGGAGCAGAAATTTTACGTGTTTCCACACTATTGGAGAACGCGTCCCTTTTAAATCAAAGTGGCCTTGAACATGGTAGTCCACTAACAACGGGAGGATTGTATTCAAATGGAGCAGCTACTGACATGAATGGGTGGACATCAGCGTTTCAATCAGAAGTATGGATACTGACTATTTAACATGACTTACTTACTCTTCATGCCTAATTTACCATCTTGAAAGCTTAGATCAGGTTTTCTCTAACTGATTTTTACTCAAATGTAGATGCTTACATTCTTCGTACTACTTGGCCCCTATGCTAACTTGCTAACTATAATATAATCCCTTTCAGGCAGTGGGTTCCAAGATGCCATTAAATTCTTTTCTGTGTTCCATGTGTCGAAGTTTGGATAACATGCTAACGCTAATTGTCACTAATTTGGCTCCATATGTTGAAAGTCTGACAATTCTAATCAGTTGCCATCCTAAATCAGAATCTGGCAATCTGCTGACTGGTCTAACCAGATTGCTACCTATTTTATGTTTCAGCAACAGTAGCTCTTATTGAAATCATATTCGATATAGAATGACTTGCGACAAAGCTATGCCTGATCATAAACATATTGTTCTTCAAAATAGAACCCATGTGCACAGGAATAGCTGGATGTGTCATCGTCACTCTTTTCAGCATAATCCTATACTTATTCAGATCCATCAAACTGTACGCATTGCACAATGGTTTTTCCTTTGGCTTGAATTCTGTTGATTTTCATTTGCTATCTTAGCTCACTTTGCTCCATTTCCAACACTAATAGTCAGAAAAGGGGTTCTAAACTTATAATATGATCAACTTGTGATCATGCAGAGTTCACCAGCTTATAGCTGGCTTGGAGGATCACAAGGCAGCTCCTCTGGACTTATTGTCAAGAAAACAATGAAGGTCGATATCCCAGTAGATAAATATCCAACAGTAAGTGTGCTTTTTCACAAATTGTTATACTCTTGAATTGCTACATCCTTATCTTGTTTTTATGTCTATTCTCCTAGTACAATTTTGTTGGCCGCATCCTTGGTCCAAGAGGAAATTCCTTGAAGCGGGTGGAGGCAAATACAGACTGCCGCGTACTGATAAGAGGTCGCGGCAGCATCAAAGATCCAGCACGGGTAAACATTCAGATTAGTGCCTCTTACTTTTATGGATTTGGTTGTTAGATGTACTCAGAAATTTGGAAAATTGGAGTTTATGTATGAAATATGAACTATGAACTTATGGACTGATTCGTCATGTATGACTTGAGTCATTCAAAGCCAAATCAACCCTGAATCCCTGATAACCTCTGGCTTGGAAAATATGGATATTTTATAGTTTGTTACTGCTTGGTttttcaaattgttttctttTATGTACCTTCCAGTTTGTGTCTTGGTATGAAAGCCCACACTGGCTACCTGGTGATTCTCTAAAAAAACACTTTCTTTCTGGAACTTCCCAGAATGGGGCCATCCATCCTTAGATGGCCTAGCTACCTTTATGCATGTGTACATCTAGTGGATTCTGTTTACTTTGTGCTATGGGATTGGGGGTCACTTGTGCTATTATTTTTCAGGGGGAAATGATGCGAGGGAAGCCAGGATATGAACACCTGAATGAACCCCTTCATATATTGGTTGAGGCAGAGCTACCTGTTGAAATCATTGATGCTCGCCTGATGCAAGCCCGCGAGATCCTTGAAGATCTGCTAAAGCCTGTGGTATGCCATCAATACCTTTTATCCTTTTTAAACTCTTAGCTTGCTTCTTTTACTCCATCTTAAAGAATGGATACCTGAatagttcttgttttcttctttgcagGATGAATCCCAGGACTTCTTCAAGAAGCAGCAGCTACGGGAGCTTGCAATGCTTAATGGCACCCTTCGTGAGGAAGGGATGCAGAGATCCGGTTCAGCGTCCCCTTTCCACAACAGCCTTGGAATGAAGAGAGCTAAGACAAGGGGGTAATGAACAAAGTTGCGAGCATCATGAAGGGAGAACCAAATCACCTATTCTGAGACCGATCCTGTGTACACATGGGGTTGCCTTGCTGGCTACTGGCCCAATACGGTCTCGCGCCACCAGCATCGGGGCGGCTGTACCTGATAAAACATATATCTGGAGTTGTGTTTCCTGCTACTGGGGAGTTTGGTTGCGCCATAGGTTGTTGCGCTATATATTGGGTTGTGCAGGGTTTTGTAGCAACGTGgtttgtgtaatgctcatttggaGCGTTTGGAAGCTCTCGGCTTGTAATTCTTATCGAGACAAGATAGTATTTAAGGACGCTGTTTGGGATTGAAGCAATGCTGTAACTGTTTATCT is a window of Miscanthus floridulus cultivar M001 unplaced genomic scaffold, ASM1932011v1 os_1452_1_2, whole genome shotgun sequence DNA encoding:
- the LOC136534049 gene encoding KH domain-containing protein At5g56140-like, which produces MSSGRYMAYSPSPSTTPHSPRIAGLRTPSAAVAEQEKYLAELLAERHKLGPFIPVIPHSVRLLNQEILRVSTLLENASLLNQSGLEHGSPLTTGGLYSNGAATDMNGWTSAFQSESSPAYSWLGGSQGSSSGLIVKKTMKVDIPVDKYPTYNFVGRILGPRGNSLKRVEANTDCRVLIRGRGSIKDPARGEMMRGKPGYEHLNEPLHILVEAELPVEIIDARLMQAREILEDLLKPVDESQDFFKKQQLRELAMLNGTLREEGMQRSGSASPFHNSLGMKRAKTRG